A stretch of Cicer arietinum cultivar CDC Frontier isolate Library 1 chromosome 5, Cicar.CDCFrontier_v2.0, whole genome shotgun sequence DNA encodes these proteins:
- the LOC101505684 gene encoding (S)-coclaurine N-methyltransferase isoform X1 translates to MEGMMQLPYKTTVKLMLGSLERNLLPDAIIRRFTRLLLATRLRSGYKSSSQLQLSHLLQFVHSLQELPIAVNTDKPKSQHYELPTSFFRLVLGNNLKYSCCYFSSASKTLEDAEEEMLKLYCERSNLEDGHTVLDVGCGWGSLTLYIAKNYSNSRVTGICNSTTQKAYIEEKCLELQLQNVDIIVADISTFEMEASYDRVFSIEMFEHMKNYKDLLNKISKWMKEDSLLFVHHFCHKAFAYHFEDNNEDDWITRYFFTGGTMPAANLLLYFQDDVSVVNHWLVNGKHYAQTRLEYAKLLNMLLYSIHSLFVYIASLKCITEAKMNLCCSEEWLKRMDKNMSSIKPIMESTYGIDSATKWTVYWRTFFIAVAELFGYNNGEEWMVAHFLFKKK, encoded by the exons ATGGAAGGGATGATGCAGTTACCATACAAGACGACGGTGAAGCTGATGCTTGGTTCACTTGAGCGTAATTTGCTCCCTGATGCTATCATAAGAAGATTCACACGTTTGCTTTTGGCTACTCGTCTTCGCTCTGGTTACAAATCTTCCTCTCAACTTCAGCTCTCTCATCTTCTCCAATTTGTACATT CTTTACAAGAGTTGCCTATTGCAGTCAATACTGATAAGCCAAAATCTCAACATTATGAATTACCAACCTCTTTCTTCAGGCTGGTTCTTGGAAATAATCTCAAGTACAG TTGTTGTTATTTCTCTTCTGCCTCAAAGACACTAGAAGATGCTGAAGAAGAAATGTTGAAACTGTATTGCGAGAGATCAAACCTGGAAGATGGTCATACAGTTCTCGATGTCGGATGCGGTTGGGGGTCATTGACATTATACATTGCCAAGAATTACAGTAATTCCAGGGTTACCGGAATCTGCAATTCCACGACTCAAAAAGCTTATATTGAGGAGAAATGCTT GGAGCTGCAGCTGCAAAATGTGGATATCATTGTTGCAGACATTAGTACATTTGAAATGGAAGCTTCTTATGACAGAGTATTTTCCATAGAAATGTTTGAG CATATGAAGAACTATAAAGATCTTCTCAACAAGATATCCAAATGGATGAAAGAAGATAGCCTTTTATTTGTTCATCATTTCTGCCATAAAGCATTTGCCTACCACTTTGAG GACAACAATGAAGATGATTGGATTACAAGATACTTCTTTACGGGAGGAACTATGCCTGCAGCAAATCTACTTCTTTATTTCCAA GATGATGTTTCTGTCGTCAACCATTGGCTGGTAAATGGGAAACACTATGCACAGACCAGGTTGGAATATGCTAAATTGCTCAATATGTTGTTATATTCCATCCAtagtttatttgtttatatagCAAGTTTGAAATGTATTACTGAAGCAAAAATGAATTTATGTTGCAGTGAAGAGTGGCTCAAAAGAATGGATAAGAACATGAGTTCCATCAAGCCAATTATGGAATCAACATATGGCATAGATTCAGCTACTAAATGGACTGTCTATTGGAGAACATTTTTCATAGCTGTAGCAGAACTTTTTGGATACAATAACGGCGAAGAATGGATGGTTGCACACtttcttttcaaaaagaaatga
- the LOC113786726 gene encoding uncharacterized protein, translating to MQQKHYTAQIIHGIRLWFLPGLEEIPIELIPEPNEVRFGMEINRTEEGFVCIYSVTGGTSADRGGLKELHEEATANGFLLVISRLEGKSKMPTSVCSDGLIHCCDHAEMKDLLVSAIDQYEIIHLHVMAWPNQTRSSPTQVVGFAALLPPQRSFSTHHYD from the exons ATGCAACAAAAGCATTACACTGCCCAAATAATTCATGGTATAAGGTTGTGGTTTCTACCTGGACTAGAAGAAATTCCAATAGAATTGATCCCTGAACCCAATGAAGTTCGTTTTGGAATGGAGATTAATCGAACAGAAGAG GGCTTTGTGTGCATCTATTCAGTGACGGGGGGTACGTCAGCAGATCGTGGCGGGTTAAAAGAGCTCCATGAAGAGGCAACTGCAAATGGATTCCTTCTTGTGATTTCTCGATTGGAAGGAAAGAGCAAAATGCCAACGAGTGTTTGCTCTGATGGTCTTATACATTGTTGTGATCATGCTGAAATGAAAGACCTTCTCGTTTCTGCAATAGACCAATATGAGATTATTCACCTCCATGTCATGGCATGGCCAAACCAAACTCGTTCTTCTCCAACTCAAGTTGTTGGCTTTGCAGCTCTTTTACCCCCACAAAGATCGTTTTCCACTCATCACTATGATTAA
- the LOC101504707 gene encoding heat shock protein HSP17.6-II-like, which yields MDFRLMGLDSPLLNTLHHIMNITDDTTEKNLNAPTRTYVRDAKAMAATPADVKEYPNSYVFVVDMPGLKSGDIKVQVEDDNVLLISGERKREEEKEGVKYLKMERRVGKFMRKFVLPENGDVEGISAVCEDGVLTVTVNKLPPPEPKKPKTIEVKIA from the coding sequence ATGGATTTCAGATTAATGGGTTTAGATTCACCACTATTGAACACACTGCACCACATAATGAACATAACTGACGACACAACAGAGAAGAACCTAAACGCACCAACACGAACCTACGTACGCGACGCAAAGGCAATGGCAGCGACACCTGCAGACGTGAAAGAGTATCCAAATTCATACGTATTCGTTGTTGACATGCCTGGGTTGAAATCTGGTGACATTAAGGTTCAAGTGGAAGATGACAATGTGCTTCTCATAAGTGgtgagagaaagagagaagaaGAGAAAGAAGGGGTTAAGTATTTGAAGATGGAAAGAAGGGTTGGTAAGTTTATGAGGAAATTTGTGTTGCCTGAAAATGGTGATGTTGAAGGGATTTCTGCTGTTTGTGAAGATGGTGTGCTTACTGTTACTGTTAATAAGTTGCCTCCTCCTGAACCTAAGAAGCCTAAGACAATTGAGGTTAAGATTGCTTGA
- the LOC101505684 gene encoding (S)-coclaurine N-methyltransferase isoform X2, protein MEGMMQLPYKTTVKLMLGSLERNLLPDAIIRRFTRLLLATRLRSGYKSSSQLQLSHLLQFVHSLQELPIAVNTDKPKSQHYELPTSFFRLVLGNNLKYSCCYFSSASKTLEDAEEEMLKLYCERSNLEDGHTVLDVGCGWGSLTLYIAKNYSNSRVTGICNSTTQKAYIEEKCLELQLQNVDIIVADISTFEMEASYDRVFSIEMFEHMKNYKDLLNKISKWMKEDSLLFVHHFCHKAFAYHFEDNNEDDWITRYFFTGGTMPAANLLLYFQDDVSVVNHWLVNGKHYAQTSEEWLKRMDKNMSSIKPIMESTYGIDSATKWTVYWRTFFIAVAELFGYNNGEEWMVAHFLFKKK, encoded by the exons ATGGAAGGGATGATGCAGTTACCATACAAGACGACGGTGAAGCTGATGCTTGGTTCACTTGAGCGTAATTTGCTCCCTGATGCTATCATAAGAAGATTCACACGTTTGCTTTTGGCTACTCGTCTTCGCTCTGGTTACAAATCTTCCTCTCAACTTCAGCTCTCTCATCTTCTCCAATTTGTACATT CTTTACAAGAGTTGCCTATTGCAGTCAATACTGATAAGCCAAAATCTCAACATTATGAATTACCAACCTCTTTCTTCAGGCTGGTTCTTGGAAATAATCTCAAGTACAG TTGTTGTTATTTCTCTTCTGCCTCAAAGACACTAGAAGATGCTGAAGAAGAAATGTTGAAACTGTATTGCGAGAGATCAAACCTGGAAGATGGTCATACAGTTCTCGATGTCGGATGCGGTTGGGGGTCATTGACATTATACATTGCCAAGAATTACAGTAATTCCAGGGTTACCGGAATCTGCAATTCCACGACTCAAAAAGCTTATATTGAGGAGAAATGCTT GGAGCTGCAGCTGCAAAATGTGGATATCATTGTTGCAGACATTAGTACATTTGAAATGGAAGCTTCTTATGACAGAGTATTTTCCATAGAAATGTTTGAG CATATGAAGAACTATAAAGATCTTCTCAACAAGATATCCAAATGGATGAAAGAAGATAGCCTTTTATTTGTTCATCATTTCTGCCATAAAGCATTTGCCTACCACTTTGAG GACAACAATGAAGATGATTGGATTACAAGATACTTCTTTACGGGAGGAACTATGCCTGCAGCAAATCTACTTCTTTATTTCCAA GATGATGTTTCTGTCGTCAACCATTGGCTGGTAAATGGGAAACACTATGCACAGACCAG TGAAGAGTGGCTCAAAAGAATGGATAAGAACATGAGTTCCATCAAGCCAATTATGGAATCAACATATGGCATAGATTCAGCTACTAAATGGACTGTCTATTGGAGAACATTTTTCATAGCTGTAGCAGAACTTTTTGGATACAATAACGGCGAAGAATGGATGGTTGCACACtttcttttcaaaaagaaatga
- the LOC101504074 gene encoding uncharacterized protein — protein MSLTTAKDDSSSEIHIPAEIDWHMLDKSKFFFLGAALFSGVSAALYPMVVLKTRQQVSSSHYSCLNMSYAIMRHEGFRGFYKGFGTSLMGTIPARALYMTALEVTKSNVATAFVELGFSDNTATAIASAAAGVTSAMSAQLVWTPIDVVSQRLMVQGTCSNNGGRNSAILANLNSENYRNGFDVFRKILYADGARGLYRGFGISILTYAPSNAVWWTSYSMVHRFIWGAFGSCLCKKEDKESGNSGCVGFRPNSKAMIGVQGFSAVVASGVSAIVTMPFDTIKTRLQVLDTEVNGRKRPLTFVQTVRNLVNEGGLFACYRGLGPRWVSMSMSATTMITTYEFLKRMSTKRQD, from the coding sequence ATGAGTTTAACCACAGCAAAAGACGATTCATCTTCGGAAATTCACATACCAGctgaaatcgattggcacatgtTAGATAAATCCAAGTTTTTCTTCCTCGGCGCCGCCTTATTCTCCGGTGTCTCCGCCGCACTTTATCCGATGGTGGTTTTAAAAACTCGCCAACAGGTTTCTTCTTCTCATTATTCTTGTCTCAACATGTCATATGCTATCATGCGCCATGAAGGTTTTAGAGGTTTTTACAAAGGTTTTGGTACTTCTTTAATGGGTACTATACCTGCTAGAGCACTTTACATGACAGCACTTGAAGTAACTAAGAGTAACGTTGCTACTGCTTTTGTTGAATTGGGTTTTTCTGATAACACTGCTACTGCTATAGCTAGTGCTGCAGCTGGTGTTACTTCTGCTATGTCTGCACAATTAGTTTGGACCCCAATTGATGTTGTTAGTCAAAGACTCATGGTTCAAGGTACTTGTAGTAATAATGGTGGACGAAATAGTGCTATTTTAGCTAATCTTAATTCTGAGAATTATAGAAATGGTTTTGatgtttttagaaaaattcTTTATGCTGATGGAGCAAGAGGGTTATATAGAGGATTTGGGATTTCAATTTTGACTTATGCACCATCTAATGCTGTTTGGTGGACTTCTTATTCTATGGTTCATAGGTTTATATGGGGTGCTTTTGGTTCATGTTTGTGTAAAAAGGAAGACAAAGAGAGTGGTAATAGTGGATGTGTTGGTTTTAGGCCTAATTCTAAGGCAATGATTGGTGTACAAGGTTTCAGTGCGGTTGTTGCTAGTGGAGTTTCTGCAATTGTGACAATGCCTTTTGATACAATTAAGACTAGGTTGCAGGTTTTGGATACAGAGGTGAATGGAAGAAAGAGACCTTTAACTTTTGTGCAGACAGTGAGGAATTTGGTGAATGAAGGTGGTTTGTTTGCTTGTTATAGAGGATTGGGTCCAAGGTGGGTTTCAATGTCTATGTCTGCCACAACTATGATTACTACTTATGAGTTTTTGAAACGTATGTCTACTAAGAGGCAAGATTAA
- the LOC101507415 gene encoding (S)-coclaurine N-methyltransferase isoform X2: MEGMMQLPYKTTVKLMLGSLERNLLPDALIRTFTRLLLATRLRSALQEMSIAVNTDKPKSQHYELPTSFFRLVLGNNLKYSCCYFSSASKTLEDAEEESLKLYCERSNLKDGHAVLDIGCGWGSLTLYIAKNYSNSRVTGICNSTAQKAYIEEKCLELELQNVDIIVADISTFEMEASYDRIFSIGMFEHMKNYKDLLNKISKWMKEDSLLFVHHFCHRVFAYHFENKNDDDWITRYFFTGGTMPAANLLLYFQDDVTVVNHWLVNGKHYAQTSEEWLKRMDKNMSSIKPIMESTYGRDSATKWTVYWRTFFIAVAELFGYNNGDEWMVAHFLFKKKARNHFSLDLSFD; this comes from the exons ATGGAAGGGATGATGCAGTTACCATACAAGACGACGGTGAAGCTGATGCTTGGTTCACTTGAGCGTAATTTGCTCCCTGATGCTCTCATAAGAACATTCACACGTTTGCTTTTGGCTACTCGTCTTCGCTCTG CTTTACAAGAGATGTCTATTGCAGTCAATACTGATAAGCCAAAATCCCAACATTATGAATTACCAACCTCTTTCTTCAGGCTGGTTCTTGGAAATAATCTTAAATACAG TTGTTGTTATTTCTCTTCGGCCTCAAAGACACTAGAAGATGCTGAAGAAGAAAGTTTGAAACTGTATTGCGAGAGATCAAACCTGAAAGATGGTCATGCAGTTCTTGACATTGGATGCGGTTGGGGGTCACTGACTTTATACATTGCCAAGAATTACAGTAATTCCAGGGTTACAGGAATCTGCAATTCCACTGCTCAAAAAGCTTATATCGAGGAGAAATGCTT GGAGCTGGAGCTGCAAAATGTGGATATCATTGTTGCAGACATTAGCACTTTTGAAATGGAAGCTTCTTATGACAGAATATTTTCCATAGGAATGTTTGAG CATATGAAGAACTATAAAGATCTTCTCAACAAGATATCCAAATGGATGAAAGAAGATAGCCTTTTATTTGTTCATCATTTCTGCCACAGAGTATTTGCCTACCACTTTGAG AACAAAAATGATGATGATTGGATTACAAGATACTTCTTTACTGGAGGAACTATGCCTGCCGCAAATCTACTTCTTTATTTCCAA GATGATGTTACTGTTGTAAACCATTGGCTGGTAAATGGGAAACACTACGCACAGACCAG TGAAGAGTGGCTCAAAAGAATGGATAAGAACATGAGTTCCATCAAGCCAATTATGGAATCAACGTATGGCAGAGATTCAGCTACTAAATGGACTGTATATTGGAGAACATTTTTCATAGCTGTAGCAGAACTTTTTGGATACAATAATGGCGATGAATGGATGGTTGCACACtttcttttcaaaaagaaaGCCCGAAACCATTTTTCCCTTGATTTGTCATTTGACTAG
- the LOC101505353 gene encoding probable WRKY transcription factor 51 isoform X2 has translation MFSFHNGTNNKIIMTDKNPRPPNSLDSNFTNQPLELPEYFKFDDDQWPDDEPEPFVFEHVVNQENQQANKFVGDFGGSGSYLEGSSSNDVSSEREKKEVTDKVAFKTQSEVEILDDGFKWRKYGKKMVKNSPNPRNYYRCSVDGCQVKKRVERDVNDPSYVITTYDLLRGFLKFAA, from the exons ATGTTTTCTTTTCATAACGGTactaataacaaaataattatgacGGATAAAAATCCAAGGCCACCAAATTCACTTGACAGCAATTTCACTAATCAGCCTCTGGAGCTCCctgagtattttaaatttgatgatGATCAATGGCCAGATGATGAACCAGAGCCATTTGTTTTTGAGCATGTTGTGAACCAAGAAAATCAACAAGCCAATAAATTTGTTGGTGATTTTGGAGGAAGTGGAAGCTACCTTGAAGGGTCTTCTAGCA ACGATGTCAGCAGTGAACGTGAGAAGAAGGAAGTTACAGATAAAGTTGCATTCAAAACCCAGTCAGAGGTTGAAATTCTGGATGATGGGTTCAAGTGGAGGAAGTATGGAAAGAAGATGGTGAAAAACAGCCCCAATCCAAG GAACTATTATAGGTGTTCAGTGGATGGATGCCAAGTGAAAAAGAGAGTTGAGAGAGATGTGAATGATCCAAGTTATGTAATAACAACCTAC GACCTTTTACGCGGATTTTTAAAATTTGCGGCGTGA
- the LOC101505353 gene encoding probable WRKY transcription factor 51 isoform X1, whose translation MFSFHNGTNNKIIMTDKNPRPPNSLDSNFTNQPLELPEYFKFDDDQWPDDEPEPFVFEHVVNQENQQANKFVGDFGGSGSYLEGSSSNDVSSEREKKEVTDKVAFKTQSEVEILDDGFKWRKYGKKMVKNSPNPRNYYRCSVDGCQVKKRVERDVNDPSYVITTYVGTHTHPGPFTRIFKICGVTLSMKRD comes from the exons ATGTTTTCTTTTCATAACGGTactaataacaaaataattatgacGGATAAAAATCCAAGGCCACCAAATTCACTTGACAGCAATTTCACTAATCAGCCTCTGGAGCTCCctgagtattttaaatttgatgatGATCAATGGCCAGATGATGAACCAGAGCCATTTGTTTTTGAGCATGTTGTGAACCAAGAAAATCAACAAGCCAATAAATTTGTTGGTGATTTTGGAGGAAGTGGAAGCTACCTTGAAGGGTCTTCTAGCA ACGATGTCAGCAGTGAACGTGAGAAGAAGGAAGTTACAGATAAAGTTGCATTCAAAACCCAGTCAGAGGTTGAAATTCTGGATGATGGGTTCAAGTGGAGGAAGTATGGAAAGAAGATGGTGAAAAACAGCCCCAATCCAAG GAACTATTATAGGTGTTCAGTGGATGGATGCCAAGTGAAAAAGAGAGTTGAGAGAGATGTGAATGATCCAAGTTATGTAATAACAACCTACGTAGGCACTCATACTCATCCAG GACCTTTTACGCGGATTTTTAAAATTTGCGGCGTGACCTTGAGCATGAAACGAGATTGA
- the LOC101507415 gene encoding (S)-coclaurine N-methyltransferase isoform X1: MEGMMQLPYKTTVKLMLGSLERNLLPDALIRTFTRLLLATRLRSGYKSSSQLQLSHLLQFVHSLQEMSIAVNTDKPKSQHYELPTSFFRLVLGNNLKYSCCYFSSASKTLEDAEEESLKLYCERSNLKDGHAVLDIGCGWGSLTLYIAKNYSNSRVTGICNSTAQKAYIEEKCLELELQNVDIIVADISTFEMEASYDRIFSIGMFEHMKNYKDLLNKISKWMKEDSLLFVHHFCHRVFAYHFENKNDDDWITRYFFTGGTMPAANLLLYFQDDVTVVNHWLVNGKHYAQTSEEWLKRMDKNMSSIKPIMESTYGRDSATKWTVYWRTFFIAVAELFGYNNGDEWMVAHFLFKKKARNHFSLDLSFD; encoded by the exons ATGGAAGGGATGATGCAGTTACCATACAAGACGACGGTGAAGCTGATGCTTGGTTCACTTGAGCGTAATTTGCTCCCTGATGCTCTCATAAGAACATTCACACGTTTGCTTTTGGCTACTCGTCTTCGCTCTGGTTACAAATCTTCCTCTCAACTTCAGCTCTCTCATCTTCTTCAATTTGTACACT CTTTACAAGAGATGTCTATTGCAGTCAATACTGATAAGCCAAAATCCCAACATTATGAATTACCAACCTCTTTCTTCAGGCTGGTTCTTGGAAATAATCTTAAATACAG TTGTTGTTATTTCTCTTCGGCCTCAAAGACACTAGAAGATGCTGAAGAAGAAAGTTTGAAACTGTATTGCGAGAGATCAAACCTGAAAGATGGTCATGCAGTTCTTGACATTGGATGCGGTTGGGGGTCACTGACTTTATACATTGCCAAGAATTACAGTAATTCCAGGGTTACAGGAATCTGCAATTCCACTGCTCAAAAAGCTTATATCGAGGAGAAATGCTT GGAGCTGGAGCTGCAAAATGTGGATATCATTGTTGCAGACATTAGCACTTTTGAAATGGAAGCTTCTTATGACAGAATATTTTCCATAGGAATGTTTGAG CATATGAAGAACTATAAAGATCTTCTCAACAAGATATCCAAATGGATGAAAGAAGATAGCCTTTTATTTGTTCATCATTTCTGCCACAGAGTATTTGCCTACCACTTTGAG AACAAAAATGATGATGATTGGATTACAAGATACTTCTTTACTGGAGGAACTATGCCTGCCGCAAATCTACTTCTTTATTTCCAA GATGATGTTACTGTTGTAAACCATTGGCTGGTAAATGGGAAACACTACGCACAGACCAG TGAAGAGTGGCTCAAAAGAATGGATAAGAACATGAGTTCCATCAAGCCAATTATGGAATCAACGTATGGCAGAGATTCAGCTACTAAATGGACTGTATATTGGAGAACATTTTTCATAGCTGTAGCAGAACTTTTTGGATACAATAATGGCGATGAATGGATGGTTGCACACtttcttttcaaaaagaaaGCCCGAAACCATTTTTCCCTTGATTTGTCATTTGACTAG
- the LOC101505034 gene encoding 25S rRNA (cytosine-C(5))-methyltransferase NSUN5, whose amino-acid sequence MRMKRERKKKKSDGGRQQNEEKKTTLKGAERSAYFARREAAKVLKTVLVGDAKRRALASIKTLVYHPSVRNKKATFALICQTLKHLPIINDVLQAASIINSKWKRQQELIYIIVYDILFGQGVPLVGDAEKYLMRHKDALHSTLKQILSRKNVKTVKELFALHEVPDVSVPRNVRVNTLKLDVDSALVELRKKYTVQKDDLIPDLLILPPGTDLHDHPLVKNGSIFLQGKASSMVAPALSPEPGWEVLDACSAPGNKTVHLAALMKRKGRIIACELQKERIKRLNDTIKLSGASNIQVLNEDFLNINPKDPSYSKIKAILLDPSCSGSGTAASRLDHLLPSKAAGQDIDMERLNKLAAFQRKALQHAFLFPAVERIVYSTCSINQIENEDVVKSVLPLAESYGFQLAKPFPEWQCRGLPVFEGSEHLVRTDPAKHGEGFFIALFSKKDAKLSVRSNNNDNRNIHSSTRTRNLRRKKPMLIHTNLFRMWLYGHLNRCRIQDKSFSG is encoded by the exons ATGCGGATGAAaagggagaggaagaagaaaaagagtGATGGCGGTCGCCAACAAAATGAAGAAAAGAAGACGACGTTGAAGGGAGCTGAGAGGTCTGCATATTTCGCACGGAGAGAAGCCGCAAAGGTATTGAAAACAGTACTCGTTGGAGACGCTAAACGCCGTGCACTTGCATCCATCAAAACCCTCGTTTATCATCCCTCCGTCAGAAACAAGAAAGCCACATTCGCTCTCATCTGTCAAACCCTCAAGC ATCTTCCCATTATCAACGATGTCTTGCAAGCTGCTTCTATTATCAACTCCAAGTGGAAG AGGCAACAAGAATTGATTTATATCATTGTCTATGATATCCTTTTCGGCCAG gGAGTTCCGCTAGTTGGTGATGCAGAGAAGTACCTTATGCGCCACAAGGATGCCTTACATTCAACTCTGAAACAGATTTTGTCAAGGAAAAATGTCAAGACAGTTAAAGAGTTGTTTGCTCTTCACGAGGTTCCTG ATGTTTCTGTACCTCGAAATGTTCGTGTCAATACACTTAAACTGGATGTTGATTCTGCCTTAGTTGAACTTCGGAAAAAATACACg GTTCAAAAGGATGATTTAATTCCTGACTTGCTGATACTCCCTCCCGGAACTGATTTACATGACCATCCTCTTGTCAAGAACGGAAGCATATTTCTGCAA GGTAAGGCGAGTTCCATGGTGGCACCGGCTCTTAGCCCTGAACCAGGTTGGGAG GTTCTTGATGCATGCTCAGCACCAGGCAACAAAACTGTCCACCTTGCTGCCCTTATGAAGAGAAAGGGTAGGATTATAGCATGTGAGCTGCAAAAGGAAAGGATTAAGCGCTTGAATGATACTATAAAGCTATCTGGGGCTTCCA ACATACAGGTTCTCAATGAGGATTTCTTGAACATAAATCCCAAGGACCCTTCATATTCTAAG ATAAAAGCTATTCTCTTGGATCCTTCCTGCTCTGGTTCTGGTACTGCTGCTTCTAGACTAGACCATTTGCTCCCATCTAAAGCAGCAG GTCAGGATATTGATATGGAAAGATTAAACAAGCTTGCAGCTTTTCAGAGAAAAGCTCTTCAGCATGCCTTCCTTT TTCCAGCTGTTGAGAGAATTGTGTACAGTACATGTTCAATAAACCAAATTGAGAATGAAGATGTTGTGAAATCTGTTTTGCCCTTAGCTGAGTCATATGGATTCCAACTGGCAAAGCCCTTCCCTGAATGGCAGTGTCGTGGTCTTCCGGTGTTTGAAGGCT CTGAACACCTAGTTAGGACAGATCCTGCCAAGCATGGTGAGGGTTTCTTCATCGCGTTGTTTTCCAAGAAAGATGCTAAGCTCTCGGTGAGgtcaaataataatgataataggAATATTCACAGTTCTACCAGAACTAGAAACTTGCGAAGGAAGAAACCGATGTTAATTCACACTAATCTGTTCAGAATGTGGTTATATGGTCATCTAAACCGGTGTAGAATACAAGACAAATCGTTTAGTGGTTAA
- the LOC101504383 gene encoding 17.1 kDa class II heat shock protein-like: protein MDLQLRQFGFDPRLVDFLLDHLDFSDETDTKAHHAPSRAYVRDSKAMASTYADILDYPDSYKFVVDMPGLKSEQIKVTMEDDSTLVVNGERRRDKDKDQKEGVKYLRMERKQGKFLKKFQLPENANSDDISANYVDGVLTVTISKRPPPEPKKPKTIQVQVSSLGPETQAQAQPQIDELPRNGLDSQA from the coding sequence atggATTTGCAATTGAGGCAATTCGGTTTCGACCCTCGTCTAGTGGATTTCCTTTTGGACCACCTAGACTTTTCAGACGAAACCGACACGAAAGCACACCACGCGCCATCTCGCGCGTACGTTCGTGACTCAAAGGCAATGGCAAGCACGTATGCTGACATACTCGACTACCCTGATTCGTACAAATTCGTGGTGGACATGCCTGGGTTAAAATCTGaacaaataaaagtaacaaTGGAAGATGATAGCACGCTTGTGGTGAATGGAGAGAGGAGAAGGGACAAAGATAAGGATCAAAAAGAAGGTGTTAAGTATTTGCGGATGGAGAGGAAACAAGGCAAGTTTCTTAAGAAATTTCAGCTTCCTGAAAATGCCAATAGTGATGATATTTCTGCTAATTATGTTGATGGTGTGCTTACTGTTACTATTTCTAAGAGGCCGCCTCCTGAGCCCAAGAAGCCCAAGACTATTCAGGTCCAAGTTAGTTCTCTCGGACCAGAAACTCAGGCCCAAGCCCAACCTCAGATTGATGAATTACCCCGTAATGGCCTTGACTCCCAGGCTTGA